Proteins encoded by one window of Dioscorea cayenensis subsp. rotundata cultivar TDr96_F1 chromosome 20, TDr96_F1_v2_PseudoChromosome.rev07_lg8_w22 25.fasta, whole genome shotgun sequence:
- the LOC120251763 gene encoding uncharacterized protein LOC120251763, which produces MEREGRSHYHTRGSGGGVAYNHNGELDLLLQWGNRKRLRCVKIQRRDDGSDKAPTASATAVRVGRRGIRADKESAILTRLASPPHQRVLRNNSEAMRGSQAQSHQQINGARGATLSPDKPSEEHSDKNNKKTAAGEGSSSGSEGAVWPKFAIGLTNKEKEEDFLVFKGSKLPQRPKKRAKLIQRTLNLVSPGSWLCDLTLERYEVREKKISKKRPRGLKAMGNMESDSE; this is translated from the exons ATGGAGAGAGAAGGGAGGAGTCACTACCACACGCGTGGGTCCGGAGGAGGCGTGGCGTATAACCATAACGGCGAGCTGGACTTGTTATTACAGTGGGGGAACCGGAAACGGCTCCGTTGCGTTAAGATCCAACGCCGTGATGATGGATCCGATAAGGCCCCGACAGCATCCGCTACTGCTGTTCGGGTCGGGCGCCGTGGGATCCGAGCCGATAAAGAATCCGCTATCCTCACCCGTCTTGCCTCCCCTCCTCACCAACGTGTTCTCCG GAACAATTCGGAGGCGATGAGAGGATCTCAAGCCCAATCGCATCAGCAGATCAACGGCGCCCGTGGCGCCACCTTATCGCCGGATAAACCGTCGGAGGAGCACAGCGataagaacaacaagaagacCGCCGCCGGTGAAGGATCGTCGTCAGGGAGTGAAGGCGCCGTTTGGCCCAAATTCGCTATTGGCCTGACGAACAAGGAGAAAGAGGAGGATTTCTTGGTTTTCAAGGGTTCCAAGCTCCCTCAACGTCCCAAGAAGCGCGCCAAGCTCATCCAGCGAACCCTCAAC CTTGTGAGCCCAGGTTCATGGTTATGTGATCTTACTCTAGAAAGATACGAAGTAAGGGAGAAAAAGATATCGAAAAAG AGACCGAGGGGTTTGAAGGCTATGGGCAATATGGAAAGTGATTCAGAATAa
- the LOC120251764 gene encoding eukaryotic translation initiation factor 1A-like — MPKNKGKGGKNRKRGKNEADDEKRELVFKEDGQDYAQVLRMLGNGRCEAMCIDGNKRLCHIRGKMHKKVWISTGDIVLVGLRDYQDEKADIILKYMSDEARLLKAYGELPDNIRLNEGIAGEFNEEDDDGAGGDFIKFEEENIDKI; from the coding sequence ATGCCGAAGAACAAGGGAAAGGGAGGCAAGAATCGAAAGCGAGGTAAGAACGAGGCGGACGATGAGAAGCGGGAGCTCGTCTTCAAGGAAGATGGCCAGGATTACGCGCAGGTGCTCCGCATGCTCGGCAACGGCCGCTGTGAAGCCATGTGCATCGATGGCAACAAGAGGCTATGCCATATCCGCGGCAAGATGCACAAAAAGGTCTGGATCAGCACCGGTGACATTGTTCTTGTTGGGCTTCGTGATTATCAAGACGAGAAGGCCGATATTATACTGAAGTACATGAGTGATGAGGCGAGGCTATTGAAGGCGTATGGAGAGCTTCCTGATAACATCCGGCTTAATGAGGGCATCGCTGGAGAATTCaatgaggaggatgatgatggcGCTGGTGGTGATTTCATCAAGTTTGAGGAGGAGAACATTGATAAGATCTAG